Proteins from one Mycobacterium adipatum genomic window:
- a CDS encoding ABC-F family ATP-binding cassette domain-containing protein codes for MSVVCSHLSFHWPDDTPVFTDLSCSFGRGRFGLVAPNGAGKSTLLRLIAGELGPAAGSVAVDGVLGYLPQNLPFLAAHTVSDVLGVAPVVAALEALAAGDAGEAVFAAIGEDWDIQERSRAELDRLGLDLELDRPLSTLSGGQVVSLGLTAQLLRRPDVLLLDEPTNNLDTGARQRLYGVLEDFAGCLLVVSHDRVLLDRMDAIAELRAGELSLYGGGFSAYQSAVRAARETAESNIRNAEQDLKRHKQQMQQARERADKRASTAKRNLKDAGLPKIVAGKLKRDAQQSAAKADDVHARRVSDARDRLDDAERALRDDDVLTLDLPDTQVPAGRVLFVGKGLRSRMFEGVELAVHGPERIALTGANGVGKSTLLRIISGDLAPDAGEVHRGDGRIAYLSQRLDLLDESMSVADCLVAYAPGLSVTRRRHLLAQFLFRGDRIDLPIGALSGGERLRATLACVLFAEPAPQLLLLDEPTNNLDLAGVAQLESALHAYRGAVVVVSHDESFLANIGVQRRLLLTGGALMTG; via the coding sequence ATGTCTGTTGTCTGTTCCCATCTTTCGTTCCATTGGCCCGATGACACCCCGGTGTTCACGGATCTGTCCTGCTCGTTCGGGCGTGGCCGATTCGGGTTGGTGGCCCCCAACGGCGCCGGTAAGAGCACGCTGCTGCGGCTGATCGCCGGTGAGCTCGGCCCGGCCGCCGGCAGTGTCGCGGTGGACGGTGTGCTCGGATACCTGCCGCAGAATCTGCCGTTCCTGGCCGCACACACCGTGTCCGATGTGCTCGGGGTGGCCCCGGTGGTCGCCGCGTTGGAGGCGCTGGCGGCCGGCGACGCCGGCGAGGCCGTGTTCGCCGCCATCGGTGAGGACTGGGACATCCAGGAGCGCTCACGCGCCGAACTCGATCGGCTCGGCCTGGATCTGGAGCTGGACCGCCCGTTGTCGACCCTCTCGGGTGGCCAGGTGGTGTCGCTCGGGCTGACCGCGCAACTGTTGCGTCGGCCCGATGTGCTGCTGCTCGACGAGCCCACCAACAATCTTGACACCGGCGCCCGCCAACGGCTTTACGGTGTGCTGGAGGATTTCGCCGGGTGTCTGCTGGTGGTCAGCCACGACCGGGTACTACTGGACCGGATGGACGCGATTGCGGAGTTGCGGGCCGGTGAGCTGTCGCTCTACGGCGGAGGGTTCAGTGCTTACCAGTCGGCGGTGCGGGCCGCCCGGGAGACCGCCGAGAGCAATATCCGCAACGCCGAACAGGACCTCAAACGGCACAAGCAGCAGATGCAGCAGGCGCGTGAGCGGGCCGATAAACGGGCATCGACCGCCAAACGCAATCTCAAGGACGCGGGCCTGCCGAAGATCGTCGCCGGCAAGCTGAAACGCGACGCCCAGCAGTCCGCGGCCAAGGCCGATGACGTGCACGCCCGGCGGGTCAGTGATGCTCGAGACCGGCTCGACGACGCCGAGCGCGCGCTGCGCGACGATGACGTGCTGACCCTGGACCTGCCGGATACCCAGGTCCCCGCCGGGCGCGTGCTGTTCGTCGGAAAGGGTCTGCGGTCACGGATGTTCGAGGGTGTCGAACTGGCCGTTCACGGCCCGGAGCGGATCGCGCTGACCGGCGCCAACGGCGTCGGCAAATCGACCTTGCTGCGCATCATCTCCGGTGACCTGGCGCCCGACGCGGGGGAGGTGCACCGCGGTGACGGGCGAATCGCCTACCTGTCGCAGCGCCTCGATCTGCTCGACGAGTCGATGTCGGTGGCCGACTGCCTGGTGGCATACGCGCCCGGGCTTTCGGTGACCCGGCGGCGACATCTGTTGGCGCAGTTCCTCTTCCGAGGTGACCGGATCGACCTGCCGATCGGTGCGCTCTCCGGGGGAGAGCGGTTGCGGGCCACGCTGGCGTGTGTACTGTTCGCCGAGCCGGCACCGCAACTGTTGCTGCTGGATGAACCCACCAACAACCTCGATCTGGCCGGCGTCGCCCAGCTGGAGTCGGCACTGCATGCCTATCGCGGGGCAGTTGTCGTGGTCAGCCACGACGAGAGCTTCCTGGCCAATATCGGTGTGCAGCGGCGGCTGCTGCTGACCGGCGGGGCGCTGATGACCGGCTAG
- a CDS encoding acyltransferase family protein, which yields MRAVAVLLVVLFHAEIPGFGGGYVGVDVFFVISGFLISTHLLKSLRDHGRIGFGSFYARRARRLLPAAFVVIVATVVAARLLVSPIQFGHVVTDAIAATFYVPNLWFAYNATDYLAEKTPSLFLHYWSLGVEEQFYLLWPVLLAILFRLFTARWRMAIAMSAIIVASFAICQYSTTYAQPDAFFLLPARVWEFGLGALVALALLDGRRLFAPRVAAALGWVGLLAIIGAGVVFTTKTVYPGSAVAIPVLGAAALIAAGTAPGGPAAVLSVRPATWIGDISYSLYLVHWPVLMLPVAAGAYMEHLPMWARSALALACVPLAWLLYTYVEIPGQRITWLTSARPRRTLAVTAGAMATVVVTAMAAGLVAQTRLDGGRPAEPVVLRASPAGTGWVPSNLTPKLSEADDDRPVLYDNGCHRNLTQTELADCAIGSDPTAARVVLFGDSHAAQWYPALQPLAERGEVRLESHTKSGCPAAPPPDIASTSCLAWVESVAQKLAADPPELVLLGNFGKLYLRDDENRAQQWRDALTAAIDRLPAQSHIVLLADTPSTGVTPSICLARFLDDADRCALERTQALDSELRAAERSVAEKYGNVSYVDFTELFCNATTCPSIIGNTLVYRDGSHITTEMSRVLSGAFIAAAEGYLRSAETTGPIPARQDILTMFRAPRPAPLKPAPPGPAAG from the coding sequence ATGCGGGCCGTCGCCGTGCTGCTCGTCGTGCTCTTCCACGCGGAGATACCGGGATTCGGCGGCGGCTATGTCGGCGTCGACGTCTTCTTTGTCATCTCCGGCTTCCTGATCAGCACGCACCTGCTGAAATCCCTGCGTGACCACGGCCGGATCGGTTTCGGATCGTTCTACGCCCGCCGCGCCCGACGGCTGCTGCCGGCCGCCTTCGTCGTCATCGTCGCCACCGTGGTGGCCGCCCGCCTGTTGGTCTCGCCGATCCAATTCGGCCATGTGGTCACCGACGCCATCGCCGCGACCTTCTACGTCCCCAACCTCTGGTTCGCCTACAACGCCACGGACTATCTGGCCGAGAAGACGCCATCGCTGTTCCTGCACTACTGGTCCCTGGGGGTGGAGGAACAGTTCTATCTGTTGTGGCCGGTGCTGCTGGCGATCCTGTTCCGCCTCTTCACGGCACGCTGGAGGATGGCGATCGCGATGTCGGCGATCATCGTCGCGTCCTTCGCCATCTGCCAGTACTCCACCACCTACGCCCAACCCGACGCGTTCTTCCTGCTGCCGGCCCGGGTGTGGGAGTTCGGACTCGGCGCACTGGTCGCGCTGGCACTGCTCGACGGGCGAAGGCTGTTCGCGCCGCGCGTCGCGGCGGCACTGGGCTGGGTCGGACTACTGGCGATCATCGGCGCCGGCGTGGTGTTCACGACCAAGACGGTCTACCCCGGGTCCGCGGTGGCCATCCCCGTCCTGGGTGCTGCCGCGCTGATCGCCGCGGGCACCGCGCCGGGCGGCCCGGCAGCGGTGCTCAGTGTGCGGCCGGCCACCTGGATCGGCGATATCTCCTACTCCCTCTATCTCGTGCATTGGCCGGTGCTGATGCTGCCGGTCGCCGCCGGCGCCTACATGGAACACCTGCCGATGTGGGCGCGCAGCGCGCTGGCGTTGGCCTGCGTGCCGCTGGCCTGGCTGCTCTACACCTACGTCGAGATACCGGGGCAGCGCATCACCTGGCTCACGTCGGCGCGGCCGCGCCGCACCTTGGCCGTCACCGCCGGCGCGATGGCCACGGTCGTGGTGACGGCGATGGCGGCGGGGTTGGTGGCCCAAACCCGGTTGGACGGCGGCCGACCCGCCGAACCGGTGGTGCTGCGCGCCAGCCCCGCGGGCACCGGTTGGGTGCCCAGCAATCTGACCCCGAAGCTCAGCGAGGCCGACGACGATCGGCCGGTGTTGTACGACAACGGATGTCATCGCAATTTGACACAGACCGAACTCGCCGACTGCGCCATCGGGTCCGACCCGACGGCTGCACGGGTCGTGCTGTTCGGGGATTCCCATGCCGCACAATGGTATCCAGCCCTGCAACCGCTGGCCGAGCGCGGCGAGGTACGGCTGGAGTCGCACACCAAGAGCGGGTGCCCGGCTGCACCACCGCCCGATATCGCCTCGACCAGCTGTCTGGCCTGGGTCGAGTCCGTGGCGCAGAAGCTCGCAGCCGACCCGCCGGAACTCGTGCTGCTCGGCAACTTCGGCAAGCTCTACCTGCGCGACGACGAGAATCGCGCACAGCAGTGGCGAGACGCCCTGACCGCGGCAATCGACCGACTGCCTGCGCAGTCACACATCGTCCTGCTCGCCGACACACCGTCGACCGGTGTCACACCGTCCATCTGCCTGGCCCGCTTCCTCGATGACGCCGATCGCTGCGCACTCGAGCGCACCCAGGCGCTGGACTCCGAACTCCGTGCCGCCGAACGGTCCGTCGCCGAGAAATACGGCAACGTCTCCTATGTCGATTTCACCGAGCTGTTCTGCAATGCCACCACGTGCCCCAGCATCATCGGCAACACACTCGTGTACCGGGATGGCAGTCATATCACCACGGAGATGAGTCGGGTGCTCTCGGGCGCCTTCATCGCCGCGGCGGAGGGCTATCTGCGTTCGGCCGAGACGACCGGTCCGATCCCGGCACGCCAGGACATCCTGACCATGTTCCGGGCACCACGTCCCGCTCCGCTCAAGCCGGCTCCACCCGGGCCGGCTGCCGGCTGA
- a CDS encoding type VII secretion target gives MTDPLFVQRDGLRDFTESHAQVASGLSGLAAEGTVVQTSHGPIASAVGSALGTTLGGRDATLGVTSTSASTIADLLAKAAAAYAAGDEEGGARMQAAAAALEGGSGPRTCDAAGSVGAPAGGSPSAGTDMLGQILGQVGQQVGQLAQGVTAPLQGLAQGLQQGAQQIMQGIQQAAQAGMLDESEDPDDERKDSAERAEDAEHADKPEDAEPAQPPGARPGQDVPSARAPVEAPPPAPPAPTRPQVG, from the coding sequence ATGACCGATCCACTCTTCGTCCAGCGTGACGGCCTGCGGGACTTCACGGAGTCGCACGCCCAGGTGGCCTCGGGGTTGTCCGGACTGGCCGCCGAGGGCACCGTTGTGCAGACCAGCCACGGCCCCATCGCCTCGGCGGTGGGCAGCGCGCTCGGTACCACCCTCGGCGGGCGGGACGCCACCCTGGGCGTCACGTCGACATCGGCGTCGACCATCGCCGATCTGCTGGCGAAGGCCGCTGCCGCGTATGCCGCCGGTGACGAGGAGGGCGGCGCACGTATGCAGGCGGCCGCCGCCGCTCTCGAGGGCGGCAGCGGGCCGCGGACCTGCGACGCCGCCGGATCCGTTGGCGCGCCTGCCGGCGGATCGCCGAGCGCGGGCACTGACATGCTGGGCCAGATCCTGGGTCAGGTCGGCCAGCAGGTGGGCCAGCTCGCCCAGGGCGTCACGGCGCCGTTGCAGGGCCTGGCTCAGGGCTTGCAGCAGGGCGCACAGCAGATCATGCAGGGCATCCAGCAGGCCGCCCAGGCCGGGATGCTCGACGAGTCCGAGGATCCCGACGACGAGCGCAAGGACAGCGCCGAGCGTGCGGAGGACGCCGAGCACGCCGACAAACCCGAGGACGCCGAACCGGCCCAGCCGCCGGGGGCCCGCCCCGGCCAGGACGTCCCGTCGGCTCGCGCACCCGTCGAGGCGCCCCCGCCGGCGCCGCCCGCGCCCACCCGCCCACAGGTCGGCTAG